The segment TCAATATTGATCACAATATTAACCAACggctcatcgtcatcttcgtcaaTGACGGTAAGGAAGCTTCCTCCTTTGATGCCTTATTCAAAGGTTAGTTAGTTATCCAACGTCTtctccaaaaaaaaaatgcagCAGATGTACATACCAAGATCTGAAAGCTTCTTCGGTAGATTATCAGTCTCATCCGCATCGTACACGATACCAACTTCGTTACTGAGGACAAATTCCTTCTCTTCAAGCCCGAGCTGCTTCTTGATAATATCCTCTACAACATCGTTCAGGGTTGCCCTAGAAAGATCAACCTTGATAGTGACATTGAAAGCACTGCACACAGGGCAATCTGGGTTGGGCTTTCGCGAAGTATCTGAGCCGAGAAGCCTAGTGGGGGCAAAGGGTTGCAAAAAcacctaaaaaaaaatagtcAGCATCTGGTCTGGCTGTATAACTGACATGTCCCTTTCCAATCCTACCTCTTTAGCCTGTCCATAGTCTCCCTTAAGGACTTTGAATGCTTCAAGGATGCATAGACCAGCGACAATGGCGTTTGTAGTGGCAATGGCTGGGATAATATTTCCCGCCATTTCCTTAATATCGAATCGTGATTTACGATCAATTCCAAAAATAGTTGATCTGATGTTGGCGCATGAAGCCACAAAATCCAGTGCATCAATATCGTCCTTATCGAAGCTAATCGTTGGCTCAGGACCAGATAGGTCTTTGTTCTTTTTGAGGTCCAGCATTCGCTTGCTCAAGCGATCCAGACTGTCCCTGAACACAACAAGATTCTCTTCGAGGGTCCACGCTCGCTGGTCATCGCTCAGAATATCGTCCTTTGATGCGATAGCATCCGTAGCCTGATTGAAAACAGTGTCGTAATTCAGAGGCGCAGGTTTTCTCCGTGACTTCCACATGTCCTCGACCGATCGCAATCGCTCGATGTCGCTGTTGAAGACTTTATCAAAGAGTAATTGGGGGAAATTTGCAGTGCCAACCGCGTCACGGATATTTTCTAAAGCCTCGGACTCTTTCTTGAGCTCTTCTATCTCGTGGGCTAGTGATATTGGAATTAAAGGTCAGAACTTGTAGCCATCCGGAACAGTAGCACACTTACCGTTCTCCGCATCCTCCGAATGATCAAACGCAGATTGGTCTTCACTGACGCCGAATATTTCGCTGTAAGAGCAGTTAGCAATCCACAACTTTCTGGCTGTGTGATGGTCTTCACCTACTTCATAAGATAGCTCTTGCCCCAGACAATACAATGAATGGGCTGACTCGGCGTGCTTCGGATCGTGCAGACGGGGAATGTTTTGGGTGTCTCCTTAGCAGTGCAATCATAGCATGCCGTTACACCCTTTTTAATAACTTGAACTTGGCCATTAAAACCAGTGGTGCCGCTTTCTATCAAAGGCACATCCGCAGCAAGGCACATTTTGTTGACATGTCGTCGAGCTTCCAAGTTATCCAGTGCGTTGAATACGATGCTAAATTTTCGAAACCAcgaaacattgaaatttCCATCTTTAATGTTGGCGTGGTGGGCGACGATTTTGACGTTTGGATTGAACTTCTCGGCGACTTCCTTAGCAACCTACCCAGCCGTTAGCTTTTCATCCCATGGTATCGACCCTAGACGGTGTGTTATATGTACCAGAGCTTTCGATTTCTTTATATGCTCCTGTCGAAATAGGAATTGTCGATTCAGGTTCGACAGGTCAATTGTATCGAGGTCGACAATGTGAATTTCTGAGAAGCCCGTGAGAGCCAGATTCTTGAGTAATTCGCATCCGATGCCTCCTGCACCGACCATCAAGACTCGAGCCTGGGAAATATCAGTGTCAGCTTTCACCTCAAGTTCTCTCCCAGAATCTATTGGCTTTTCTCGAATATGGCAGTACCCAACGAGAGAAGGTTATCATTGTCACACGAGTCATGCGACGGTATGCACCTCTATCACAAACAACACCAGGAATACAATATGGTTGTAAGGTACCCAGAATCGACATACCTGTTTCACGGATGAGTTCAGGGAGGCCCCGAGCGACTGGTGGTTGTATCTGTCTCGTGCCATCACTCGCGGGCGATGTTGGGTTGTGAAGTTCTGTTGGCTGGAGAGGGCTTGCTGATTCTGGGCCGGAGCTTGCGCAGCGGTTTGTTGAGAGGCTTGGGAAAGTTggggctgctgctgaggctgctgctgaagtTGTGATTGTTGTTCTTGGGCGTTAACAGTCTTTCCAACTGCTTGACCTGGGACAGGATCAGCTGGCCCAGCTGCCACAGCTGCCAGCGGCGCGGCAGGTTCACTGGCTTGGATCGAAgcctccatggccgctgTCGCCTCTCGGCAAGATCAATTCGATGGTTGAAGAGACGACGTCGCGATCGGATGGGGGATAGAGCATGCGAGAATTTATTCAATGTCGGACGGAGAGCATAGTCGGTAGCGGTCGTGTTTCTCGAGACCCTGTTTGATCAGACTGCTGATGAGCGCTTGCGGCTGACGCTTGAATGCCAGCGACAAGTTGCGACCAATTGAATCATGTCGGATGTGCCAGGGATCGTTCCCCATGTGGGTCCCGGAAACAAAATAGGCGGTGCTGATTGGCTGTTTTGCTTTGTCGTGAAGTGCTATCCCTTTCGCCAGTGTTCTCGCTTGACTGTCACTCTGCAGAATCCATCACGCATCAGCAAAGACGAAGAACGTATCCTGCATGGCGACGCATTTGTCTTAATTTGCGATCCCTTGGCGACGTGCTACATGTATATTGTAGCTATGACCGCTGAGGTTGCTCAATTGGCCCTGAGCTTAACCTGTTCTGAACCGCAATTCGATATTTGTAATGGGCGCTAAAACGAGAGAGCTGAGAGTCTTCTGCGACCATGACGTCCCTTTTTGCGACCGAGAAGCCCGATTGGGCGAGTGACCACCAGGAACCAACTTCTACGGATTTTCCCCCTTCCCGTCCATGCAATCTGCAACACCACCAAATCACTGAATACATACAGTAATTTCCGGTCATCTCGACAGTTGCGTTTgctcttttccttcttcttttgaaTGCACGTATGCTAGGCCCATTGTATAACGGAGCAGCCATCGTCCCTTTCACACCGGCATTTGACTCGACTCTCACCAAAAAAAATGTCTGATGATGAAGCGGACCCTGAGCTCCTCGAACTGCTCCGCCAGCACCTGCAGGGCAAACTTGTCGTGAAGGAAGAGGCGGATACAGGTGTTCTAGACGGGGCCGAGTATGTCTACAACCAAggcatcgacatggccattgaTATGCGGGCTACCAAGGCCGCCGCGCAGACGATATACGCCCAGATGCAGAAGAAGCACTACTCAACGGCCACTTGGTCAGAGCACGAGCTTCATCCCAAGGCAAAAGACGAGACCTCGGTAGCCTTCATTTTCACCATGGATCTGCTGAATTTCTCCTTCTGGTCTGAGTTGCCGGACGATGAGAGGTTTGCTATCGAGTATCACGGGAGGAGGTGGACTGGGTATTGGAGTCTTGTCGCAGCTATCCAGAGGGCtttggaagaaggcgagtTGCCAATGTCACGTTTCAAGGCCCAGCAACGTACTGACATCCGGTGATAAGACATTCCAATCACTGACCCTCACTATTGGCAAGACGAGCAGGAATGCAACTTAGAGTCCCTTCGCCACATCTTCAGATCGTCCACAGAAGAGGAAATGCCGCTGCTGCAAGAACGACTAGACTGCCTTAGAGAAAGCGGCAGAGTATTATATGAGGTGGGCCTCGGACAAACGTCCCGTACTAAAGATGAAAAGGCATGAATAGTTCTAACCCTCCATTCAGCGATACAACTGCTCCTTCGCAAACGTCATATCCGCAGCCAACGGCTCAGCAGCCGAACTTGTCAATCTCTTGGCCCGAGACTTTTCATGTTTCCGTGACGAGCACTACTTCGAAGGCAGAAACAAACCTGTGAGGTTCTTGAAGCGGGCTCAGATTCTAGTCGCCGATATATGGGCCTGCTTTGAGGGCCAGTCGTACGGCAAATTTCGAgacattgacaagatcaCCATGTTTGCGGACTACCGCATCCCCCAGATTTTGATTACTCTAGGCGCATTGTACTGCAGTCCGCCAGTGGCGGCGGCCATCAGGGACAGAAAGATGTTCAAAAGTGGAGATCGCTGGGAGGTGCAGTTGAGAGGTAACTATATATCAACCCTAGAATGGTGCGCGTTTATCCGCTAAATCGATGCTCGCAGCGTGCAGTATATGGTGCGTCGAATTGATACGGCGTGAAATCGTTCGAGCACATCCAGACACATACGTCAATGCTATTTTGATTGATTTCTTCCTTTACGACCGCATGAAAGAATTAGAAGCCGCGGGCAAAGAACCGTTTCCTCACCATAGAACAAGAAGTATATGGTATTAGATCTAGCATCAAAGACATTCAACCCGGAAACATAGATTGTTTTCGAgtcatggccaagtcatTGGTCTGATACATGGCGGGTTTAAATAGACCAGCGCAATAGAATACATAACATTCGTTAAAAACAAACACACACGCCACCAACGCCTCCCGTTCTCCGTTATTTCAACCTCGTTCGTAATAGTTGCAAACAGAGGCTATGATCCAACAGCAATCGAGTTAAGAATATGATCCATCTGTGCCGTTTCCGCCTCTTTGTTAgatttcttctcctctttCAGTAACACGGAGAGAACCTCGATGGGAGGCCGCAGGCCAAGCCCCTCGGCTCTTTGCCACCGCTTCATGCGATCGATTCCGATGCAAGGCTACACATCAGTTAGTCATCAGCAGGCTCCTGTCAAGACGAAAGCAAGGTCAAACGGATGATTACCCCATATTGAGAGCAGACATCAAAGTATCGCAAAACCTTGTCATTCACAGACAATCCTTCTTGATGCACTCTCGGTGCCTTGCGTTCCTTCTCAATGCCTTTCCAGTATTTATCGATCTGCGAGTCGGTGAGCTTCTCAGCCTTCAACTCAGCCTCTGTCTTCACCAGAACTTCCTCCTTGAGCTCTGCCTCCTCTTGATCATCCTCTTCCTGATCTTCCACTTTATCGTCTACTACTTCCTCGACATGTTCCTGTACTGGCTTTCTTCTCTCCGGGACTTCAATCTTGGTAGTTGTCGGTGTTACCAACTTGTTCTTGATATCTTTTGGTACGCTCTTTGTGACCTTATTGGCGAAGCTGATCGTTGATTGACCTTTTGCAGGCCCAGTGCGGCCGCGGGTTGATCGTCGAGTAGTAGGCATGATGTGATGCCAGGTCCCGGTGCTAGAGTATGGGACGATATGTGGTATTATATGATTTTTCTAGTATGGAATTATTCCTATGCTCCGAAACAACAGGACGAATACTTCTAGGGTCGTAATTATTCGAATTTTGCTGGAAAGAAAGGGTAATGTTTGTGGACTTGATTAACGGTTCAGCTGAAGCCCAAATAAGCGGGAGTGGGTGGGTGCATGGCTATGACGGTTGTAGCAGCTACAGTAACTTGGGGCGGGGGGGCTGATTCTGGCGGGGCAACGCGAGACTGGAACGCCATCACGTGATGGAGCAGCTTCACAGGCGCCAAGGGAGAGAAACTAAGGTGATCGAAGTCATTCATTTTCATCAATGGCAGTGAAACATTTGACATCGTGTGTCTTCCATTAAGCTCCAGTCGCTTCGCGATAGAAAGACAGGCTTCTGTTCGCACCGGCCGTGCAGAACATCTCACTCTTCCCAGTCTTGGGAAGCCATCGCGCCGTCCACAATGCCTTATCTGTCTCGCTGTGGGTGGCCACACAAGCACTTCGCTCAATCGACCATACCTTGACTTTGCCATCCATTGATCCGCTGAGCAAGAATTCGCCCGTATCACTCCAGTCAATAGTCGTGATCCATGAAGAATGGCCGGTCAAATTGCCCACATGTTCACCGTGCTTCATATCATACAGGGCAATGATTCCTGCGTCACCCGCGGCAGCAAGTCTCGAACTTGCTGGCGAGAAGGCTACTG is part of the Metarhizium brunneum chromosome 4, complete sequence genome and harbors:
- the uba2 gene encoding Ubiquitin-activating enzyme E1-like, coding for MEASIQASEPAAPLAAVAAGPADPVPGQAVGKTVNAQEQQSQLQQQPQQQPQLSQASQQTAAQAPAQNQQALSSQQNFTTQHRPRVMARDRYNHQSLGASLNSSVKQARVLMVGAGGIGCELLKNLALTGFSEIHIVDLDTIDLSNLNRQFLFRQEHIKKSKALVAKEVAEKFNPNVKIVAHHANIKDGNFNVSWFRKFSIVFNALDNLEARRHVNKMCLAADVPLIESGTTGFNGQVQVIKKGVTACYDCTAKETPKTFPVCTIRSTPSQPIHCIVWGKSYLMNEIFGVSEDQSAFDHSEDAENAHEIEELKKESEALENIRDAVGTANFPQLLFDKVFNSDIERLRSVEDMWKSRRKPAPLNYDTVFNQATDAIASKDDILSDDQRAWTLEENLVVFRDSLDRLSKRMLDLKKNKDLSGPEPTISFDKDDIDALDFVASCANIRSTIFGIDRKSRFDIKEMAGNIIPAIATTNAIVAGLCILEAFKVLKGDYGQAKEVFLQPFAPTRLLGSDTSRKPNPDCPVCSAFNVTIKVDLSRATLNDVVEDIIKKQLGLEEKEFVLSNEVGIVYDADETDNLPKKLSDLGIKGGSFLTVIDEDDDEPLVNIVINIEEGAVEAQDKPVEVHLDKQPEIPQKPKKALIATNGGPNGIQQNGKPSDLDAQSRALKRAHSGDDAQSRVFKRAHLDDNTEGGTLKRTHPGDDAQPAKKARIAGAEDDDVVLVQDDAGAIVIPDD
- the QSPP gene encoding Queuosine salvage protein; protein product: MSDDEADPELLELLRQHLQGKLVVKEEADTGVLDGAEYVYNQGIDMAIDMRATKAAAQTIYAQMQKKHYSTATWSEHELHPKAKDETSVAFIFTMDLLNFSFWSELPDDERFAIEYHGRRWTGYWSLVAAIQRALEEDIPITDPHYWQDEQECNLESLRHIFRSSTEEEMPLLQERLDCLRESGRVLYERYNCSFANVISAANGSAAELVNLLARDFSCFRDEHYFEGRNKPVRFLKRAQILVADIWACFEGQSYGKFRDIDKITMFADYRIPQILITLGALYCSPPVAAAIRDRKMFKSGDRWEVQLRACSIWCVELIRREIVRAHPDTYVNAILIDFFLYDRMKELEAAGKEPFPHHRTRSIWY
- the cdm1 gene encoding DNA polymerase delta subunit 4; translation: MPTTRRSTRGRTGPAKGQSTISFANKVTKSVPKDIKNKLVTPTTTKIEVPERRKPVQEHVEEVVDDKVEDQEEDDQEEAELKEEVLVKTEAELKAEKLTDSQIDKYWKGIEKERKAPRVHQEGLSVNDKVLRYFDVCSQYGPCIGIDRMKRWQRAEGLGLRPPIEVLSVLLKEEKKSNKEAETAQMDHILNSIAVGS